A window from Gemmatimonadaceae bacterium encodes these proteins:
- the cysS gene encoding cysteine--tRNA ligase — translation MPEFRLYNTMSRRVEDFAPADGDTVRLYTCGPTVYNPAHLGNFRTFLFEDLLRRVLRLRGWKVEQVMNLTDVDDKIIVRASQQGKTIHEVTDPVVEVFHADRKYLRIEDAEHYPRATAYIPQMIALVERLIANGVAYVAEDKSVYFAITKFQGYGKLARLDTIDVQVGARVAQDDYSKENAQDFALWKAAKPEDEACGAAWDSPWGRGRPGWHLECSAMAMSILGETLDLHCGGIDLIFPHHEDEIAQSEAATGKEFARCWCHGEFLLTEGAKMAKRVGNVQNVEGLREAGISGPAVRQFVFSTHYRKQLNLSGDALEGSMEAVRRIADFAERLAGAKGGTRGLEDAADRLETAVRTALFDDLNAPEAMAALFEFIRAANKELDAGGTDQAALRRARDVFAMVDGVLDLVPDKVEADAELSGWVEQQLQARKEARGRRDFAAADAIRVALDEKGIVIEDTPQGTRWKKR, via the coding sequence ATGCCGGAGTTTCGTCTCTACAACACGATGTCGCGCCGCGTCGAGGACTTTGCGCCCGCCGACGGCGACACGGTGCGTCTCTATACGTGCGGGCCGACGGTCTATAACCCGGCGCATCTGGGAAACTTCCGCACCTTCCTCTTCGAGGACCTGCTGCGGCGCGTGCTGCGCCTGCGCGGCTGGAAGGTGGAGCAGGTGATGAACCTGACGGACGTGGACGACAAGATCATCGTGCGCGCCTCGCAGCAGGGGAAGACGATCCACGAGGTGACGGATCCGGTGGTCGAGGTCTTCCACGCGGACCGGAAATACCTGCGCATCGAGGATGCCGAGCATTATCCGCGGGCGACAGCCTACATCCCGCAGATGATCGCGCTGGTGGAGCGTCTGATTGCCAACGGCGTGGCCTACGTGGCGGAAGACAAGAGCGTGTACTTCGCCATCACGAAGTTCCAGGGCTACGGGAAGCTGGCGCGGCTGGACACGATCGACGTGCAGGTCGGCGCGCGCGTGGCGCAGGACGACTACTCGAAGGAGAACGCGCAGGACTTCGCGCTCTGGAAGGCGGCGAAGCCTGAGGACGAGGCCTGCGGTGCCGCCTGGGATTCGCCCTGGGGCCGCGGACGTCCGGGCTGGCATCTCGAGTGCTCGGCGATGGCGATGAGCATCCTTGGTGAGACGCTGGACCTGCACTGCGGCGGCATCGACTTGATCTTCCCGCACCACGAGGACGAGATCGCGCAGAGCGAGGCGGCGACGGGCAAGGAGTTCGCGCGCTGCTGGTGCCACGGGGAGTTCCTGCTCACCGAGGGCGCGAAGATGGCCAAGCGCGTGGGCAACGTGCAGAACGTCGAGGGGCTGCGAGAGGCGGGCATCAGCGGGCCGGCCGTGCGGCAGTTCGTGTTCAGCACGCACTATCGCAAGCAGCTGAACCTCTCGGGCGATGCGCTTGAGGGCTCGATGGAGGCGGTGCGTCGCATCGCGGACTTCGCGGAGCGGTTGGCGGGCGCCAAGGGCGGCACGCGCGGGCTTGAGGACGCGGCGGACCGGCTGGAGACGGCGGTGCGCACGGCGTTGTTCGACGACCTCAACGCTCCTGAGGCGATGGCGGCGCTGTTCGAGTTTATCAGGGCGGCCAACAAGGAACTTGACGCCGGCGGCACGGATCAGGCTGCGCTGCGCCGCGCGCGCGACGTCTTTGCGATGGTGGACGGGGTGCTGGACCTCGTGCCGGACAAGGTCGAGGCGGACGCCGAGCTCTCGGGCTGGGTGGAGCAACAGCTTCAGGCGCGCAAGGAAGCGCGGGGACGGCGGGACTTCGCCGCGGCGGACGCGATCCGCGTGGCGCTCGACGAGAAGGGGATCGTCATCGAGGACACGCCGCAGGGGACGCGGTGGAAGAAGCGTTGA
- the rpmG gene encoding 50S ribosomal protein L33, translating to MPRDKIILACSECKNRNYFTTKNKRLHPERVEWKKYCPRCNKHMLHKETK from the coding sequence ATGCCGCGCGACAAGATCATCCTCGCGTGCAGTGAGTGCAAGAATCGCAACTACTTCACCACCAAGAACAAGCGCCTGCACCCGGAGCGCGTCGAGTGGAAGAAGTATTGCCCGCGCTGCAACAAGCACATGCTCCACAAGGAGACGAAGTAA
- the secE gene encoding preprotein translocase subunit SecE, which translates to MAGEVVAQQPSLPKRMVGFWNDVVAEMRKVTWPDRPQVQQLSIGVIVLSLVIGGVIWLLDLIFQALLVRGIPSLFGA; encoded by the coding sequence GTGGCCGGCGAGGTCGTAGCCCAGCAGCCGAGCCTGCCGAAGCGCATGGTCGGGTTCTGGAACGACGTGGTCGCCGAGATGCGCAAGGTGACCTGGCCGGACCGCCCGCAGGTGCAGCAGCTGTCCATCGGCGTCATCGTGCTGTCGCTGGTCATCGGCGGCGTCATCTGGCTGCTGGACCTGATCTTCCAGGCCCTGCTGGTGCGCGGGATCCCGTCGCTGTTCGGAGCGTAA
- the nusG gene encoding transcription termination/antitermination factor NusG → MPHRWFAVQTTSGHENKVRTLIQRKIDADPVAAEERRIREVRVPTEQVVEIKNGKKVTVERKVYPGYVLVEMALSEETLHTINAIQGVIKFVGNKDREPQALRDDEVNRLLGREIKEEEAAPKEEIPFLVGQAVAITDGPFSDFNGTVEDVMADKGKVRVSVSLFGRPTSVELDYLQLKAH, encoded by the coding sequence GTGCCCCATCGCTGGTTCGCAGTCCAGACCACGAGCGGTCACGAGAACAAGGTGCGCACCCTGATCCAGCGGAAGATCGACGCGGATCCGGTGGCGGCCGAGGAACGGCGCATCCGTGAGGTGCGGGTCCCGACCGAGCAGGTGGTCGAGATCAAGAACGGCAAGAAGGTCACCGTCGAGCGGAAGGTCTACCCGGGCTACGTGCTCGTGGAGATGGCCCTCTCGGAGGAGACGCTGCACACGATCAACGCCATTCAGGGCGTGATCAAGTTCGTGGGCAACAAGGATCGCGAGCCGCAGGCGTTGCGGGACGACGAAGTGAACCGACTGCTGGGTCGCGAGATCAAGGAAGAGGAGGCCGCGCCGAAGGAGGAGATTCCGTTCCTCGTCGGTCAGGCCGTGGCGATCACGGACGGTCCGTTCTCGGATTTCAACGGGACGGTCGAGGACGTGATGGCGGATAAGGGGAAGGTGCGGGTGAGCGTCAGCTTGTTCGGACGGCCTACGTCGGTCGAACTGGATTATCTCCAACTGAAGGCTCACTGA
- the rplK gene encoding 50S ribosomal protein L11, producing the protein MAKKVTGFVKLQIPAGKANPAPPVGTALGPQGINIMAFCKEFNSKTQGQDAILPVEITIYADKSFTFILKTPPAAFLVKKEAGIEKGSGQPNRNKVGSITQAQVRKIAEMKMPDLNTDSLDSAMAMVAGAARSMGVEVKG; encoded by the coding sequence ATGGCCAAGAAGGTCACCGGTTTCGTCAAGCTGCAGATTCCTGCAGGCAAGGCGAATCCGGCCCCGCCGGTCGGTACGGCTCTCGGTCCGCAAGGCATCAACATCATGGCGTTCTGCAAGGAGTTCAACTCCAAGACGCAGGGCCAGGATGCGATCCTTCCGGTCGAGATCACCATCTATGCCGACAAGTCCTTCACCTTCATCCTGAAGACGCCGCCCGCGGCGTTCCTCGTGAAGAAGGAAGCTGGTATCGAGAAGGGCTCGGGTCAGCCGAACCGCAACAAGGTCGGCTCGATTACCCAGGCGCAGGTCCGGAAGATCGCCGAGATGAAGATGCCCGACCTCAACACCGATTCGCTCGACAGCGCCATGGCGATGGTCGCCGGCGCCGCGCGGTCGATGGGTGTGGAGGTGAAGGGATGA